The region CGTCCGGGTTGAAGCTGGCTACGGCATCCTCATGCACGATGATCCCGAAGCCGTGGTTGTAAGCATCCACTGCCGTATGCAGCACACAGATATCCGTACATACTCCGATCAGATGCACCTCTGTAATGCCCCGCTCACGCAGCTTCAGCGCAAGATCCGTGCCGCAGAAGGCGCTGTAACGCGTTTTGTCCATCCAGTAGATGGCTTCCCGGTTATCCTCGTAGACAGCCTTCAGGCTTCCGTACAGCTCACGTCCCTGACTTCCCCGCAGATTATGCGGCGGAAACAGCTTGGTCTCCGGGTGGTACGCGTCATCCGCCTCATGCAGATCTACAGCCATCACCACATAGTCCCCGCTCCGTACGAATTGTTCCGTCAATTCACTGACTCTGGGCGCAATATCGATGCCGGGCTGGCCGACAGGCAGGTTCCCGTCAACGAAATCATTCGTGAAATCAATTACAATCAGTGCTCTCATGGTAGATCAGCCTCCTCCAAGGTTAATGGGCCTGCACTTCCCGGCAGCTTACGTATAAATGGATAATAACGGCTCATGGTCCGTGAACATATAGAGCTGTGCCGGGCGCTGGGAGTATTGATTGGAGCTGAGCGGGTTCCCCGCTTCATCGCTCACTTCTTTTAATATACCCTGACGGCTGCGTGTTGACGTAATTTTGCGGATAAAATTCGGTTCTTTGAATTCCGGCACCACCGTCTGGATCACCTGGTACAGCTCGCTCAGCGTGAAATGGCGCGGCAGGAACTGCCGGGCAATCGTCGTCTGCAGCATCTGCTGCTGAATCCGCAGGTAGGCATCGGTAATAATATCATGGTGGTCAAAAGCCAGCTCCAGCTCCTCCAGCGCTTCCTGCAGGGTGAACAGGCCAACCTCGCCTGCATCATCCGAAGCCTGCCGTTGCTCCAGCATCCACTCCTCCACTAGCGCAAAGAAGGCGTGGCTGATAATCCAGCCGCGCGGGTCACGGCCCGGCTGGCTGTAGACGCCGAGATATTCCAAATGTCCGCCGTCCACGCCCGTTTCTTCCTTCAGCTCGCGCGTGGCAGCATCATAGATCGATTCATCCTCCTGGCAAAAGCCGCCCGGCAGGGCCCACATGCCCGCACACGGCCATTTTTTGCGCCGGACCAGCATCACCTTCAGTTCGCGCAGCGGCAGTGTCTTCGTGACGGTCTTCCGCTCGCGCTTGGTTAGTGTAAACATGACAATATCCGCCGGAACGCCATCCGGAGTGCGGTACTTCTTGGCGTTATAGGCTTGTTCCGCGTTCTCAGTCACTATAGATCATCCTTTGCCGTGCTATTGTTTGTTGTTCGTATCTTTTAATGTACCAAACCTGTCCGCCCAAAATCAACAGGAGCCGGCCTGCCGGCTTATGTAAAAAGGGACGGATTCACATCCGCCCCCGGGGTGTTCTGCATTAATCTCCGCAGGTGGAGGGCGGTGCCTCGGTGCCTGCTTCCACATTGATTTTATCCGAAACGGTATCCCTGATCACTGAAATCACCATCTGCAGCAGATAATTGATATCGCTCTGGCTCTGCTGGAACTCGTTCACAACCGGGATACTGTCGATCTCATCCTGCAGCTCTTCGATCTCACGTTCAATCTTCTCGACCATGGCCTGATTCTTGAAGCTCTCGAATGCCACGATCTCCTTCTGCTTCTTCTTAATCGTAGCAATGAGTCCCTGCACACGCTCGTGATTCAGAATCTTCTGCTCGGCCTGCTGAAAATGACGGACCTCCTCACTGGTGGAGATGAGTGCAGCCAAGTCCTTCGCCTTGCCCATGATATCCTCCCGGACAATTAAATCGCGGGTATTGTGGGTCTGCATGCCATATTCATTCAGTCGTGCTTCTTCCTGGCTCATTCTTCTCGCCCCATTTCTCTATAATTAGAGGACCGCTGCGGCTTCCGCCTGATAGTCCCCCTGGATGTACCAAGTCTTCGCGCCGGTAATGCTCACCTGCACCAGCGTGCCGATCAGGGAGGACGGGCCTTCAAAATGCACCAGCTTGCTGTCACGGGTACGTCCGGCCAGCATCCGGGCATTATTCTTACTCTCGCCTTCCACCAGAACCTCCACCCGCTGGCCCAGCATCCGCTCATTCCCCA is a window of Paenibacillus sp. FSL H3-0469 DNA encoding:
- a CDS encoding isochorismatase family cysteine hydrolase, which gives rise to MRALIVIDFTNDFVDGNLPVGQPGIDIAPRVSELTEQFVRSGDYVVMAVDLHEADDAYHPETKLFPPHNLRGSQGRELYGSLKAVYEDNREAIYWMDKTRYSAFCGTDLALKLRERGITEVHLIGVCTDICVLHTAVDAYNHGFGIIVHEDAVASFNPDGHVWALEHFRGSLGAKVVTAE
- a CDS encoding YlbF family regulator; translation: MSQEEARLNEYGMQTHNTRDLIVREDIMGKAKDLAALISTSEEVRHFQQAEQKILNHERVQGLIATIKKKQKEIVAFESFKNQAMVEKIEREIEELQDEIDSIPVVNEFQQSQSDINYLLQMVISVIRDTVSDKINVEAGTEAPPSTCGD
- a CDS encoding NUDIX domain-containing protein: MVTENAEQAYNAKKYRTPDGVPADIVMFTLTKRERKTVTKTLPLRELKVMLVRRKKWPCAGMWALPGGFCQEDESIYDAATRELKEETGVDGGHLEYLGVYSQPGRDPRGWIISHAFFALVEEWMLEQRQASDDAGEVGLFTLQEALEELELAFDHHDIITDAYLRIQQQMLQTTIARQFLPRHFTLSELYQVIQTVVPEFKEPNFIRKITSTRSRQGILKEVSDEAGNPLSSNQYSQRPAQLYMFTDHEPLLSIYT